One Chitinophaga sp. H8 DNA window includes the following coding sequences:
- a CDS encoding YeeE/YedE family protein, with product MIEYLKQPWAWYIAGPLIGLTVPALMILGNKSFGISSSLRHICASCVPANILFFKYDWKKEIWNLLFVFGIFLGGALAVSLLANPNPVEVSPKLAQDLAGYGITHFNNLVPQDIMSWQSLFTLRGFIMMVGGGFLVGFGTRYAGGCTSGHAIMGLSNLQLPSLIATISFMMGGFIMANLILPFILSL from the coding sequence ATGATAGAATATTTAAAACAGCCCTGGGCTTGGTATATAGCAGGCCCATTAATCGGCTTAACTGTTCCTGCATTGATGATTTTAGGAAATAAATCCTTTGGTATCAGCTCATCTCTACGACACATTTGTGCCTCGTGCGTGCCTGCCAACATTCTGTTTTTTAAATATGACTGGAAAAAAGAAATATGGAATTTACTCTTTGTATTCGGTATATTTCTGGGCGGAGCATTGGCAGTTAGCCTTTTGGCTAATCCCAATCCGGTTGAGGTTAGTCCTAAATTAGCACAAGATTTAGCAGGTTATGGCATTACCCATTTTAATAATCTGGTTCCACAAGACATTATGAGCTGGCAATCGCTGTTTACATTAAGAGGCTTTATAATGATGGTAGGCGGTGGCTTTTTAGTAGGTTTCGGAACTCGCTATGCAGGTGGCTGTACCAGCGGACACGCTATTATGGGATTGTCCAATTTACAACTGCCGTCCCTGATTGCTACCATTAGCTTTATGATGGGCGGTTTCATTATGGCGAACCTGATTTTGCCTTTTATTCTTTCACTTTAA
- a CDS encoding DUF6691 family protein, producing MQQHIDTEKDLAQRELDAMCVNESHLQHKWYHNLKYLVVGILFGIVFVKAEVISWFRIQEMFRLQSFHMYGIIGSAVVTGMISVFLIKKFNIKTIYGEPIKIAPKEFNKGQIYGGLIFGFGWAITGACPGPLFAQIGTGATVIAVTLLSAVAGTWVYGYFREKLPH from the coding sequence ATGCAGCAACATATAGATACAGAAAAAGATTTAGCACAAAGAGAGCTGGACGCAATGTGCGTAAATGAAAGCCATTTACAGCACAAATGGTATCATAATTTGAAATACTTAGTTGTCGGAATTTTATTTGGCATTGTGTTCGTAAAAGCCGAAGTCATTAGCTGGTTTCGTATTCAGGAAATGTTTCGTTTGCAATCGTTTCATATGTATGGAATAATAGGAAGTGCCGTTGTAACAGGAATGATTTCCGTTTTTCTGATTAAAAAATTCAACATCAAAACCATTTATGGAGAGCCGATTAAAATTGCACCCAAAGAGTTTAATAAAGGGCAAATCTACGGTGGTTTAATTTTTGGTTTTGGTTGGGCAATTACCGGGGCCTGTCCCGGGCCGTTGTTTGCTCAAATTGGAACAGGGGCAACCGTCATTGCCGTTACGCTTCTGAGTGCTGTTGCAGGGACTTGGGTTTACGGCTATTTCAGAGAAAAGTTGCCGCATTAA
- a CDS encoding YoaK family protein, which produces MFRHKGKGRTYAHNLKLASILSGVAGIVNITGVLELHTLTTNVTGHFAYFSEELILRNNKMALAYLFYILFFLFGAFVSSLIMELVSKYKPQTSYVIPILIEVFIFLAISTSVFFVPNEYPKFSIILSSALLFAMGLQNALVTRVSQSVVRTTHLTGLFTDLGIELSQLFFYKDRPAKMQLNKSIFLKLAIISCFFLGCIIGGLVYTNFKLQTLLLPVGLLFFALWYDRLLFRYYHLKRKFRNHH; this is translated from the coding sequence ATGTTTAGACATAAGGGTAAAGGTCGGACTTATGCACATAATCTAAAATTAGCTTCCATATTATCAGGCGTTGCTGGCATCGTAAATATTACGGGTGTTTTAGAATTGCATACATTAACAACCAACGTAACAGGACATTTCGCTTATTTTTCTGAAGAACTTATTTTAAGAAATAACAAAATGGCTCTTGCATATTTATTTTACATTCTTTTTTTCTTATTTGGTGCTTTCGTTTCAAGCCTGATTATGGAATTGGTATCAAAATATAAACCACAAACTTCTTATGTGATACCTATATTGATTGAAGTATTCATATTTTTAGCAATTAGTACTTCAGTATTTTTTGTACCAAACGAATATCCCAAATTTTCGATTATATTATCGTCTGCTCTGCTTTTTGCTATGGGATTACAGAATGCATTAGTGACGAGGGTATCTCAATCGGTAGTAAGAACTACGCATTTAACAGGATTGTTTACTGACCTCGGAATTGAACTCTCACAGTTGTTCTTTTATAAAGACCGACCAGCAAAGATGCAGTTAAATAAAAGCATCTTCTTGAAGTTAGCTATTATTAGCTGTTTCTTTTTAGGATGTATCATAGGGGGGCTGGTTTATACGAATTTCAAGTTGCAAACTCTTTTACTCCCGGTGGGATTATTATTTTTTGCGCTGTGGTATGATCGCTTACTCTTTCGATATTATCATCTGAAAAGGAAATTTAGAAATCATCACTAA
- a CDS encoding helix-turn-helix domain-containing protein, whose protein sequence is MELFDTDAEEIANYKRKFEQLRIQTEMILENFRPVMNGEIYLSGDDICKLLHISKRTLQQYRDDQILPYIQIGGKLIYKQSDLVTILEKHYIK, encoded by the coding sequence ATGGAACTTTTTGATACCGATGCCGAAGAAATAGCAAACTATAAAAGAAAGTTTGAGCAGCTCCGTATCCAAACGGAAATGATACTGGAGAACTTTCGCCCGGTAATGAACGGAGAAATTTATTTGTCAGGGGATGATATTTGCAAACTGCTGCATATCAGTAAACGAACTTTACAACAATACCGTGATGACCAAATTTTGCCGTATATACAAATAGGAGGCAAATTAATCTATAAACAATCAGATTTGGTAACGATATTGGAAAAGCATTATATAAAATAA
- a CDS encoding helix-turn-helix domain-containing protein — MEVIAIPKSVLKELTTELDELLQRTTDASKAYVGIFNEERWLDNQEVCLMLGITKRTLQSYKDKGILSFSKLNRKNYYKLSDVQRLLAPDTTHKTNEYGTF, encoded by the coding sequence ATGGAAGTGATAGCAATACCGAAATCAGTTCTTAAAGAACTGACCACAGAGCTGGATGAACTGTTACAGCGTACCACAGATGCGAGCAAAGCCTATGTAGGCATTTTCAACGAAGAAAGATGGCTGGACAATCAGGAGGTGTGCCTCATGCTTGGCATAACCAAACGCACCCTGCAATCATACAAAGACAAAGGGATTTTGTCTTTTTCAAAATTGAACCGAAAAAATTATTACAAACTTTCGGATGTACAGCGTTTGCTTGCTCCTGATACCACACACAAAACAAATGAGTATGGAACTTTTTGA
- a CDS encoding DUF932 domain-containing protein has translation MAHNLNFNNRTGRYSFFSVKEKAWHGLGQIVQDYPTSEEAIKHAGLDYEVVKSPLYTTGSNIIETAQGIEITDNQLHVPNYFANIRSDNNAVLGVVGKDYHIVQNREAFAFFDAIIGGGDGILYETAGALGNGERIFITAKLPDYIRVGNGDDVTEKYIFLTTSHDGSGSITAAFTPIRIVCQNTLNASLRNMSNVVRIKHTAGAKQRLENAHKVMGLANTLSNQLQDIFNTWAKVRVTDREIRKLIELALCPNKETLTHLEKGNYDEISTVFKNTVEDAFAYAMISDTQQMDTTKGTLFGAYNAVTGYYQNVRNYKSGEAKLESIVMGGTAQLKTQKAFDLCTAFAQNGADIFSFN, from the coding sequence ATGGCACACAATCTAAATTTCAACAACAGAACAGGACGTTATTCATTCTTTAGCGTAAAAGAAAAAGCATGGCATGGATTAGGACAAATCGTACAAGACTACCCCACAAGCGAGGAAGCAATAAAACACGCAGGGCTGGATTATGAAGTAGTAAAAAGTCCACTGTACACCACCGGCTCAAACATCATAGAAACTGCACAGGGTATCGAAATAACAGACAATCAACTCCACGTACCGAACTACTTTGCCAATATCCGAAGCGACAACAATGCCGTATTGGGTGTAGTGGGCAAGGATTACCATATCGTACAGAACCGTGAAGCCTTTGCTTTCTTTGACGCAATTATAGGTGGAGGCGATGGCATATTGTATGAAACAGCCGGAGCATTAGGTAATGGAGAACGCATATTTATCACTGCAAAGTTGCCTGACTACATCCGTGTAGGAAACGGTGATGATGTTACAGAAAAATACATCTTCTTAACAACAAGCCATGACGGTAGCGGAAGTATTACCGCAGCATTTACCCCTATCCGCATCGTTTGCCAAAATACCTTAAATGCTTCACTTCGCAACATGAGTAACGTTGTACGCATTAAACACACCGCAGGAGCTAAACAGCGGTTAGAAAATGCTCACAAGGTTATGGGGCTGGCTAACACTCTAAGCAACCAGTTGCAAGATATTTTCAACACATGGGCTAAAGTAAGGGTAACGGACAGAGAAATAAGAAAGCTAATCGAGTTGGCATTATGCCCTAACAAAGAAACCTTAACTCACTTAGAAAAAGGTAACTACGATGAAATTTCCACTGTGTTTAAAAACACTGTTGAAGATGCTTTTGCGTACGCCATGATTAGCGACACACAACAAATGGACACAACCAAAGGTACATTGTTCGGAGCATATAACGCCGTTACAGGTTACTACCAAAATGTACGCAATTACAAGAGTGGGGAAGCGAAGCTGGAAAGCATTGTAATGGGTGGAACAGCACAACTAAAAACACAAAAGGCTTTTGACTTATGCACAGCCTTTGCACAAAACGGGGCAGATATTTTCAGTTTTAATTAA
- a CDS encoding site-specific integrase yields MEQSKRSTFKLLFYLKKNEPKKNGAVAIMGRITIDGKPASFSTKLEIHPDNWDLKHGRVLGKSTQAQSTNKKLDDVRLRIDKHYEELLKYDGFASAQKLKLAFLGVGVMEEAILKVFQAHNDDFAKMVAKKERSQSTYDKYKVVYNHLSEFIQLRYLRTDMAFKELTSDFIREFDFYLRIDKECTHNTVWVYTMPVLRMVELAMKKGMIRNNPFEDYEITMKETDRGFLLKEDVEKIMLCSLPKPKYELVRDLFIFSCFTGLSYADIKKLKRSNIQNFFDGHQWIISRRKKTDVSSNVRLLEIPKKIIEKYLGTTKDEFVFPIPSNATCNAHVLKITEAAGVVTEQKVTFHTARHTFATMILTAGASLESVQKMMGHTNITTTQIYAKILNEKVGMDMDIVARNLKAMEVSFSAMQTEPVSQEEIISNAVIVMDKEELEIAI; encoded by the coding sequence ATGGAACAGTCGAAAAGGTCAACGTTTAAGCTACTTTTCTACCTAAAGAAAAACGAGCCTAAGAAGAACGGAGCAGTTGCTATTATGGGGCGCATCACAATTGATGGAAAGCCCGCATCTTTCAGCACCAAGCTGGAAATCCACCCTGATAATTGGGATTTGAAACATGGGCGTGTATTGGGGAAAAGTACCCAAGCACAAAGCACCAATAAGAAATTAGATGATGTACGCCTGCGAATTGACAAGCATTACGAGGAATTGCTCAAATACGATGGCTTTGCTTCTGCACAGAAATTGAAGCTGGCATTTTTAGGCGTGGGCGTTATGGAAGAAGCTATTCTAAAAGTATTCCAAGCCCACAACGATGATTTTGCCAAGATGGTTGCTAAAAAGGAACGTTCCCAAAGCACCTACGACAAATATAAAGTCGTGTACAACCATCTTTCCGAATTTATCCAGCTACGCTATTTAAGAACAGACATGGCTTTCAAAGAGCTTACCTCTGACTTTATCCGTGAGTTTGATTTTTACCTGCGTATAGACAAGGAATGCACCCACAATACAGTTTGGGTTTATACGATGCCTGTATTGCGAATGGTAGAGCTGGCAATGAAAAAGGGTATGATACGCAATAACCCTTTCGAGGATTACGAAATTACCATGAAAGAAACCGACAGGGGGTTCTTACTGAAAGAGGATGTAGAAAAGATTATGCTTTGCAGTCTTCCCAAACCAAAGTATGAACTTGTACGTGACCTGTTTATTTTCAGTTGCTTTACCGGGCTTTCTTATGCAGACATCAAAAAACTGAAACGGAGCAATATTCAGAATTTCTTTGACGGACACCAATGGATTATCAGCCGCAGAAAGAAAACCGATGTTTCTTCCAATGTGAGGTTATTGGAAATACCCAAGAAAATCATTGAAAAGTATTTGGGTACAACTAAGGACGAGTTTGTGTTCCCTATTCCGTCAAACGCTACCTGCAATGCTCATGTACTTAAAATCACGGAAGCCGCAGGAGTTGTAACAGAACAAAAAGTTACTTTCCATACAGCCCGACACACGTTTGCCACTATGATACTGACAGCAGGTGCATCACTTGAAAGCGTACAAAAGATGATGGGGCATACAAACATTACCACTACTCAAATCTATGCCAAGATACTTAACGAAAAAGTAGGTATGGATATGGACATTGTTGCAAGAAACCTAAAGGCAATGGAGGTTTCATTTAGTGCCATGCAAACGGAGCCTGTTTCGCAGGAGGAAATTATTTCTAATGCTGTAATTGTTATGGATAAAGAGGAATTGGAAATTGCCATATAG
- a CDS encoding RagB/SusD family nutrient uptake outer membrane protein, producing MQQKNSSPLKGSTFITTIKTAGVAILFAGLLNGCSKDFLSRAPLDAISNDEYWQTEEQLKLAVNACYDYLKGKNVVDMENLGDNTIYPPMSDYLAISTGNFDFTTNTINSEWAAQFKGIRRCNHFLENYQRAKGIKAETMKQFAGEVKFMRAFLYSYLTFFFGDVPLETTTLNIGDPGVYGTRTSRAEVVDFILNELDSAASYLPVSYGAKDLGRITKGAALGWKSRVALFYQKYDVAEKAAKSVMDLGVYKLYSNGDPKTSYNELFTQKGKLANGANKETLLARLYLLDVSTHNMSRECQVPDQTARFNPTKSLVDAYLCIDGKPIDKSDKYDGSTYESIFKNRDPRMTQTVLTPGAIWGGKDDGDADDKPNDVYQLPKFNSDKKGCVTATGYYFTKYVDVAAVATYNKDANDIHVMRYAEVLLNYAEALFEQGKLTQGDIDITINKLRERVGMPPMLLTDLAAWGMDVRQEIRRERRVELALEGQRYFDLLRWKQGDMLALDVKGMNKKSVPEYNQKYIAAIPEDAAGFMILNTNRRFVTPKNYLWPVALTQVQRNPALGQNPGWE from the coding sequence ATGCAGCAAAAAAATAGTTCACCGTTGAAGGGTAGTACTTTTATCACTACCATTAAAACAGCAGGAGTAGCCATATTATTTGCAGGTCTGCTCAATGGATGTTCAAAAGATTTTTTGAGCCGTGCACCACTGGATGCCATCTCCAATGATGAGTACTGGCAAACAGAAGAACAGTTGAAACTGGCAGTAAATGCCTGTTACGATTACCTGAAGGGAAAGAATGTGGTAGACATGGAAAACCTGGGAGATAATACTATTTACCCGCCAATGTCTGATTACCTGGCTATTTCTACCGGTAATTTTGACTTTACCACCAATACGATCAACAGCGAATGGGCTGCTCAGTTTAAAGGCATACGTCGTTGTAATCACTTCCTGGAAAATTATCAGCGTGCAAAAGGCATAAAAGCGGAAACCATGAAACAGTTTGCCGGAGAAGTGAAATTTATGCGTGCCTTCCTGTATAGCTACCTCACCTTTTTCTTTGGTGATGTACCATTGGAAACAACTACCCTGAATATTGGCGATCCGGGAGTATATGGTACCAGAACCTCCCGTGCAGAAGTGGTAGACTTTATTTTAAATGAGCTGGACAGTGCAGCCAGCTACCTACCTGTTAGCTACGGCGCCAAAGACCTAGGCCGTATTACCAAAGGAGCTGCATTGGGCTGGAAATCACGTGTGGCATTGTTTTATCAGAAATATGATGTAGCTGAGAAAGCGGCGAAGTCAGTAATGGACCTGGGTGTTTACAAACTGTATTCTAATGGTGATCCTAAAACCAGTTATAATGAACTGTTTACACAAAAAGGGAAGCTGGCCAATGGCGCTAACAAGGAAACACTGCTGGCCAGGCTCTATTTGCTGGATGTGTCTACGCATAATATGAGTCGTGAATGCCAGGTACCGGATCAGACAGCACGTTTTAATCCCACCAAATCACTGGTGGATGCTTATCTGTGTATAGACGGAAAGCCTATTGACAAGTCGGATAAATACGATGGCAGCACATATGAGAGCATTTTTAAAAACAGGGACCCGCGCATGACACAAACGGTGCTTACCCCCGGCGCTATCTGGGGAGGTAAAGATGATGGAGATGCAGATGATAAACCTAATGATGTATATCAACTACCAAAGTTCAACTCAGACAAAAAAGGATGTGTTACCGCTACGGGATATTATTTTACCAAGTATGTAGATGTAGCTGCCGTAGCTACTTACAACAAAGATGCTAATGATATTCATGTGATGCGTTATGCAGAAGTATTGTTGAACTATGCAGAAGCACTTTTTGAACAGGGCAAGCTCACACAGGGAGATATAGATATTACCATTAACAAGCTGCGTGAACGCGTAGGTATGCCGCCTATGCTCCTGACTGACCTGGCTGCCTGGGGAATGGACGTACGGCAGGAAATAAGAAGAGAGCGCAGGGTAGAGCTGGCATTGGAAGGACAACGTTATTTTGATCTGCTTCGCTGGAAACAGGGTGATATGCTGGCACTGGATGTAAAAGGGATGAACAAAAAATCAGTACCTGAATATAACCAGAAGTATATAGCCGCGATCCCTGAAGATGCAGCAGGATTTATGATCCTGAATACCAACAGGCGTTTTGTAACTCCTAAGAACTATCTGTGGCCTGTTGCACTGACACAGGTACAGCGCAATCCCGCATTGGGGCAGAATCCCGGATGGGAATAG
- a CDS encoding SusC/RagA family TonB-linked outer membrane protein, which translates to MSLHVHARILGAGMLLCSISLLSAPLAAQDMLMQEPARNDAFAFQSKRKTIQSLGEILQDIERQHDVSFVCKSELLRMRINTGEEDFRSKAFVQALLEVLRPYRLRVKQVTQQQFAISSSEEDDNGNGRKQTEKEAAHEETGSLDMIRTGNSLFERTRDWASIQVLKVSGVVTAGNNGNPLPGVTVTVKGTGNGTVTNAEGRFEISVPDKNAVLTFSYIGYLPKEIAVNNRQQLNVQLDEDTRQLNQVVVVGFGTQKKVNLTGAVAMATSKDLASRPVTSVSTALQGLLPGLSAVSASGQPGSSSATLRIRGTGTTNNSDPFVLIDGIPGDINFLNPNDIESISVLKDAASASIYGSRAANGVILVTTKTGKLNQKPTVTYSGYYGVQLPTALPKMLGSVEYMQMLNEAQRNVNLPPTYTEEDIQKVRDGSDPNYFANTNWPKALFKDYAPQQEHNLSLNGGTKDVSYYLSYGRQNQDGLVVGDQYKAKRNNIRARVNSYKLFDVIDLDGNIGYIDREQNQPASATEYNAGAIYTALTMSPLNPVRFDNGTWGYGGGSSNPVAMATDGGYNNFTSQEVTANLQAKVHILRNLVLTGQYGTNIVNQKRNTFSRKLDYFYPETGNFWYSNSTSNSLGSRDITNRLENMSLLLNYNLDVQKHHIKILAGYQQEAYRYESFYASKTNFPSDENPSFNLGTENPNATGDGYQYGLRSYLGRLNYDFGEKYLLEVNFRYDGSSRYAPGLRFGFFPSASVGWRFSQEEFFKQSSLPKWMNEGKLRASYGDLGNQYGANGPGYSEWYPYQQTIGGVATMPIGNVLTRGMAQTILANPLLKWEKVNMLNIGVDLTFLNNRLTFTGDWFNKKTLDVQLKVPQPDVLGLEVPDQNAGDVSNKGWEVAIGWNDRIGEVTYGATAQLSDVRNKVLNLGGAPPTIATRIRQVGYPIDAFYGYKTDGLAQESDFTKDPVTGKLTPNFPIFDADKGKVGPGDIKYRDLNGDGVITADNDQTVIGDAFPRYAYSFRGNLGYKGFDFAFFLQGVGKGNGYVNSVGIHAFQAFGSYPQEVHRDHWTPENTGAWYPRLTYLDTRNTTMRQSDYWLQNAAYLRVKNIQLGYTLPQRWVQQLRIQQLRVYMSADNLFTKTKYFYAYDPETPVTNGGIYPQVKTIVFGVNVNFK; encoded by the coding sequence ATGTCATTACATGTACACGCCCGGATACTGGGTGCAGGGATGCTATTGTGCAGCATCAGCCTGCTAAGCGCACCCCTTGCTGCCCAGGATATGCTGATGCAGGAGCCCGCAAGGAACGATGCATTTGCATTTCAGTCCAAACGAAAGACTATACAATCCCTCGGCGAAATTCTACAGGATATAGAACGGCAACATGATGTTAGTTTCGTTTGTAAATCGGAATTATTACGGATGAGAATTAATACCGGTGAAGAAGATTTTCGCAGTAAGGCTTTTGTACAGGCTTTGCTGGAAGTATTACGTCCTTACCGCCTTCGGGTAAAACAGGTTACTCAACAGCAGTTTGCCATCTCTTCCAGTGAAGAGGATGACAATGGAAATGGCAGGAAGCAAACAGAAAAAGAAGCAGCCCACGAGGAAACAGGCTCCCTGGATATGATCAGAACGGGTAACTCATTGTTTGAACGTACCCGTGATTGGGCTAGTATACAGGTACTGAAAGTAAGCGGGGTAGTAACAGCGGGTAATAACGGCAATCCTTTGCCCGGTGTAACGGTTACCGTGAAAGGTACCGGCAATGGTACCGTTACCAATGCAGAGGGCAGGTTTGAGATCAGCGTACCAGATAAAAATGCAGTGCTGACATTTTCATACATAGGGTATCTGCCTAAGGAAATAGCCGTGAATAACCGTCAACAGCTGAATGTGCAGCTGGACGAAGATACCCGCCAGCTAAACCAGGTAGTGGTAGTAGGATTTGGCACACAGAAGAAAGTGAACCTCACCGGTGCTGTAGCCATGGCTACCAGTAAGGACCTGGCCAGCCGTCCTGTTACTTCTGTAAGTACTGCCTTGCAGGGGCTTTTACCCGGGCTTTCTGCCGTGAGCGCCAGTGGCCAGCCCGGCAGCAGCAGTGCTACTTTACGTATCCGGGGTACAGGTACCACCAATAACTCTGATCCGTTTGTACTGATTGATGGGATACCCGGTGATATCAACTTCCTGAACCCGAATGATATTGAAAGCATATCCGTTTTGAAAGATGCAGCTTCTGCTTCCATATATGGTTCCCGTGCTGCGAATGGGGTGATCCTGGTGACAACCAAAACAGGGAAACTGAATCAGAAACCTACTGTCACTTACAGCGGTTATTATGGCGTTCAGCTGCCTACTGCTTTGCCTAAGATGCTGGGATCAGTAGAGTATATGCAGATGCTGAATGAAGCCCAGCGAAATGTAAATCTGCCTCCTACCTACACAGAAGAAGATATTCAGAAAGTACGGGATGGCAGCGATCCTAACTACTTTGCTAATACCAACTGGCCCAAAGCCTTATTCAAGGATTATGCACCACAGCAGGAGCATAACCTGAGCCTGAACGGAGGTACCAAAGACGTGAGTTATTATCTCTCTTACGGCCGGCAAAACCAGGACGGATTAGTAGTAGGCGACCAATACAAAGCCAAGAGAAATAACATACGGGCACGTGTTAATTCCTATAAATTGTTTGATGTGATAGATCTGGATGGTAATATCGGATATATCGACCGGGAGCAGAATCAACCGGCTTCGGCAACAGAGTATAATGCGGGCGCTATCTATACTGCTCTGACCATGTCGCCACTTAACCCGGTACGTTTTGATAATGGTACCTGGGGGTATGGCGGTGGCTCCAGCAACCCGGTAGCCATGGCTACGGATGGAGGTTACAACAATTTTACTTCACAGGAAGTAACGGCCAACCTGCAGGCCAAAGTACATATACTGCGCAACCTGGTGCTGACAGGACAGTATGGTACGAATATCGTAAACCAGAAACGGAATACCTTTTCCCGCAAGCTGGATTATTTTTATCCGGAAACAGGCAATTTCTGGTACAGCAATAGCACCAGCAATTCATTAGGAAGCCGGGATATTACCAATCGTCTGGAAAATATGTCACTCCTTCTGAATTACAATCTGGATGTGCAAAAACATCACATTAAAATATTGGCAGGTTATCAGCAGGAAGCATACCGGTATGAATCCTTCTATGCCTCCAAAACAAACTTCCCCAGCGATGAAAACCCGTCCTTTAACCTGGGTACAGAAAATCCCAATGCCACGGGAGACGGTTACCAGTATGGATTACGTTCTTATCTGGGCAGATTGAATTATGACTTTGGAGAGAAATACCTGCTGGAAGTGAATTTCCGGTATGATGGATCTTCCCGTTATGCCCCTGGTTTAAGGTTTGGTTTCTTTCCATCCGCCTCTGTGGGTTGGCGCTTCTCACAGGAAGAATTTTTCAAGCAGAGCAGCCTGCCTAAATGGATGAATGAAGGAAAACTCCGGGCTTCCTATGGTGATCTTGGCAATCAGTACGGCGCTAACGGCCCCGGTTACTCGGAGTGGTATCCCTACCAGCAAACAATTGGTGGTGTAGCAACTATGCCCATCGGTAATGTACTGACCAGAGGAATGGCGCAGACTATCCTGGCCAATCCGCTGCTGAAATGGGAGAAAGTGAACATGCTGAACATCGGCGTGGACCTGACTTTCTTAAATAACCGCCTGACATTTACGGGAGACTGGTTTAATAAGAAAACACTGGATGTGCAGTTAAAAGTACCACAGCCGGATGTGTTGGGACTGGAAGTGCCGGACCAGAATGCCGGCGATGTTTCCAACAAAGGATGGGAAGTAGCCATTGGATGGAATGACCGCATTGGAGAAGTTACTTATGGCGCCACTGCGCAGTTGTCTGATGTAAGGAATAAGGTATTGAACCTGGGTGGTGCGCCACCCACAATAGCCACCCGTATCCGGCAGGTGGGATATCCGATAGATGCCTTCTATGGCTATAAAACGGATGGATTGGCACAGGAAAGTGATTTTACCAAAGATCCTGTAACAGGAAAATTGACCCCCAACTTCCCCATTTTTGATGCCGACAAAGGCAAGGTAGGACCTGGTGATATCAAGTACCGCGATCTGAACGGAGATGGTGTTATCACCGCTGATAATGATCAGACAGTGATAGGCGACGCTTTCCCAAGGTATGCTTACTCTTTCCGTGGTAACCTGGGATATAAAGGATTTGACTTTGCTTTCTTTCTGCAGGGAGTAGGAAAGGGGAATGGATATGTTAACAGCGTTGGTATCCATGCATTCCAGGCCTTTGGATCTTATCCGCAGGAAGTACACCGTGATCACTGGACACCGGAAAATACCGGTGCATGGTATCCCCGGTTAACATACCTGGATACCCGTAATACCACCATGCGACAGTCTGATTACTGGCTACAGAATGCTGCTTACCTGAGAGTGAAAAATATACAGCTGGGCTATACGCTTCCCCAGCGATGGGTACAGCAATTGCGTATTCAGCAGTTACGGGTATATATGTCGGCAGATAATCTTTTTACCAAAACAAAGTACTTCTACGCTTACGATCCGGAAACACCAGTAACCAATGGAGGGATATATCCGCAAGTGAAAACAATTGTGTTTGGTGTTAATGTAAACTTTAAATAA